The following proteins are encoded in a genomic region of Nitrospirota bacterium:
- a CDS encoding nuclear transport factor 2 family protein, with translation MSLSPLEQLMKANEMFYRIFESLDIKEFEKLWSHEEYVQCIHPGWAPCSGWKKVRDSWVMIFNHTRSLHFTISDIKAHILGPVGWVICFENLESRDGERWIKSQVLATNLFELKESQWLMIHHHGSPIFQDNPATSGGHFEDLP, from the coding sequence ATGTCTCTCAGCCCCTTGGAACAGTTGATGAAAGCCAACGAAATGTTTTATCGGATATTTGAGTCGCTGGATATCAAGGAATTTGAAAAACTCTGGTCACACGAAGAGTATGTCCAGTGCATTCACCCGGGTTGGGCGCCCTGTTCAGGATGGAAGAAGGTGCGCGACAGCTGGGTCATGATATTTAATCATACCCGGTCTCTCCATTTTACCATTTCGGATATTAAGGCGCATATTCTGGGACCTGTTGGATGGGTCATTTGTTTTGAAAATCTGGAAAGCAGGGATGGAGAACGGTGGATCAAAAGTCAGGTTCTGGCTACCAATCTCTTTGAATTAAAAGAGAGCCAATGGCTGATGATACATCATCACGGCTCACCTATCTTTCAGGATAATCCGGCCACCTCCGGCGGACATTTTGAAGATTTACCCTAG
- a CDS encoding BolA family transcriptional regulator, which produces MSHRTRQTQEKIESIVREKLLATHVEIEDESWKHAGHASAGGGGHFQMIIVSPQFEGVNLMNRNRLVFETLQELMKSEIHALSIKAKTPDEWIHG; this is translated from the coding sequence ATGAGCCACCGCACCCGGCAGACCCAGGAGAAGATCGAGTCGATTGTGAGAGAAAAATTGCTTGCAACTCATGTCGAAATTGAAGATGAGTCGTGGAAGCACGCCGGTCATGCCTCAGCAGGAGGAGGAGGCCATTTTCAGATGATTATCGTATCGCCTCAATTTGAGGGGGTGAATTTGATGAATCGCAATCGCCTTGTCTTTGAGACTCTTCAGGAGCTGATGAAGTCTGAGATCCATGCTCTTTCGATCAAAGCAAAGACTCCTGACGAGTGGATACACGGATGA
- a CDS encoding response regulator: protein MSKKDLHLSDLEQKYRILVENSPDGICILDRSATILYINRVLPQFRIEDIIGTNALLYISEDQREEYLELLDTLFETGEPNSIELHMVGPSRWLSRLIPLKHNGKTISAMVISTNITELRKMEEEVQKVEKLESLGLLAGGIAHDFNNILTAILGNISLAKSFLDSKEQLLTRLKEAEKASLRASELAQQLLTFSKGGAPVKKLVSVKNFIEHSAHFALSGSNIQCQFYFQEGLWSVEADEGQLSQVIQNLVINAKQAMPSGGTIRLEVRNLAVKDEGLREIHLRNREYVLISIQDQGTGISKENLSKIFDPYFTTKTKGSGLGLSVSHSIIRRHQGAITVESNPGSGSTFVIYLPALAGLQIHPEKPEMDGMVRGRGKVLVMDDEVSVLDLVEETLSHLGYEVETAKSGVEAVGRYKMALGTGNPFDLVITDLTVPGDIGGMETLRRLKEINPQVKVIVSSGYSNDPAMADFGKFGFSDCLQKPYRAFQIGQVVKKVLKA from the coding sequence ATGTCGAAAAAAGATCTCCATCTTTCAGATCTGGAACAAAAGTACCGCATCCTTGTTGAAAACTCACCCGACGGCATCTGTATTCTGGACAGAAGCGCTACCATTCTCTATATCAACAGGGTCCTGCCCCAATTCCGAATCGAAGACATTATTGGAACGAATGCGTTACTCTATATATCTGAAGATCAGCGCGAAGAATACCTCGAATTACTCGATACTTTATTCGAAACCGGTGAACCGAATTCGATAGAGCTACACATGGTGGGACCTTCCCGATGGCTCAGTCGTCTCATTCCCCTGAAACATAACGGGAAGACAATTTCAGCGATGGTCATTTCGACCAATATTACCGAGCTGAGGAAAATGGAAGAGGAAGTTCAGAAAGTTGAAAAGCTTGAGTCGCTAGGTCTTTTGGCCGGAGGAATCGCCCATGATTTCAACAATATCTTGACCGCCATTTTAGGCAATATTTCCCTGGCAAAATCCTTTCTGGATTCAAAAGAGCAGCTTTTGACCCGCCTCAAAGAGGCGGAGAAAGCGTCTTTGCGCGCTTCAGAACTGGCCCAGCAGCTGCTCACTTTTTCAAAAGGGGGTGCTCCGGTCAAAAAGCTTGTTTCAGTAAAGAATTTCATAGAACATTCCGCTCACTTTGCTCTTTCGGGTTCCAATATTCAGTGTCAGTTTTATTTTCAGGAGGGGCTTTGGTCGGTAGAGGCGGATGAAGGCCAGCTAAGCCAGGTGATCCAAAATCTGGTTATTAATGCAAAGCAGGCAATGCCTTCAGGGGGAACGATCCGTTTAGAGGTTAGAAATTTAGCCGTTAAGGATGAGGGTCTCAGGGAAATTCATTTAAGAAACAGGGAATATGTATTGATCTCTATCCAGGATCAGGGAACAGGCATTTCAAAGGAAAATTTGTCGAAGATATTTGACCCTTACTTTACGACAAAAACAAAGGGAAGCGGTCTGGGTCTTTCGGTCAGCCATTCTATTATCCGAAGACATCAGGGAGCAATCACCGTGGAATCAAATCCCGGGTCCGGGAGTACATTTGTCATCTACCTTCCGGCACTGGCCGGCCTGCAAATTCATCCCGAAAAACCGGAAATGGACGGGATGGTCCGGGGACGGGGGAAAGTTCTGGTTATGGATGACGAAGTCTCGGTCTTGGATTTGGTGGAGGAGACACTGAGTCATCTCGGATATGAAGTGGAAACGGCCAAAAGCGGCGTGGAGGCCGTTGGACGGTACAAGATGGCACTGGGGACTGGAAATCCGTTTGATCTCGTGATTACGGACCTGACTGTGCCGGGTGATATTGGCGGCATGGAAACGCTTCGAAGACTCAAAGAAATCAATCCCCAGGTCAAAGTCATTGTTTCAAGCGGCTATTCGAACGATCCGGCCATGGCCGACTTTGGAAAATTTGGATTTTCTGATTGCCTCCAGAAACCCTATCGGGCATTCCAGATCGGCCAGGTGGTCAAGAAAGTATTAAAGGCTTAG
- a CDS encoding phosphatidylglycerophosphatase A yields the protein MKQIHRFIATGGYTGYFPKIPGTVATLAGTLLFYPIHFLGIVYQAGLIVMFFGIGLVSASRLEKELGSKDPSVVVIDEIVGIWIALYLIPFNWKSLLTAFILFRFFDIRKPLRIRSLQTFDSGWGIMLDDALAGIYTNLILRIAYMAKPLILS from the coding sequence TTGAAGCAAATCCACCGTTTTATTGCGACAGGAGGATATACAGGCTATTTTCCAAAAATACCGGGCACCGTTGCCACGCTTGCCGGCACCTTGCTTTTCTATCCGATTCATTTTTTAGGTATCGTCTACCAGGCCGGTCTGATCGTCATGTTTTTCGGCATCGGCCTCGTTTCTGCGTCCCGACTTGAAAAAGAGCTCGGATCGAAAGATCCCTCTGTGGTCGTTATCGACGAAATCGTCGGGATATGGATCGCGCTATATCTAATCCCTTTCAACTGGAAGAGTCTCCTGACGGCTTTTATCCTCTTCCGGTTTTTTGACATTCGAAAGCCGTTACGGATTCGTTCTCTTCAGACGTTCGATTCTGGCTGGGGAATCATGCTTGACGATGCATTGGCAGGCATTTATACCAATCTCATTTTAAGAATCGCCTATATGGCTAAGCCTTTAATACTTTCTTGA
- the msrA gene encoding peptide-methionine (S)-S-oxide reductase MsrA, which produces MKTATLGGGCFWCLEAVFSDLKGVENVISGYAGGLLANPSYQQVCSGRSGHAEVIQIQYNSLVISFQDLLRIFFVIHNPTTLNRQGGDVGPQYRSVIFYGDPEEKTISEEIIMEFESKKIWNTPIVTEVVPLEHFYPAEAYHQKYFQRNSDQPYCVAVIEPKVSKFRKQYFDRLKK; this is translated from the coding sequence ATGAAAACGGCAACCCTGGGTGGAGGTTGTTTTTGGTGTCTCGAAGCCGTCTTTTCCGATCTGAAAGGGGTGGAAAACGTGATTTCGGGATATGCGGGAGGACTACTTGCGAACCCATCCTATCAACAGGTCTGCAGCGGCAGAAGCGGACACGCGGAAGTGATTCAGATCCAATATAATTCCCTTGTCATCTCCTTTCAGGATCTTCTCCGCATATTCTTTGTCATTCATAATCCGACAACTTTAAACCGTCAGGGCGGAGATGTCGGACCACAATATCGATCTGTTATTTTTTATGGAGATCCGGAAGAAAAAACGATTTCTGAAGAAATCATCATGGAATTCGAATCGAAAAAGATCTGGAACACCCCGATCGTCACGGAAGTCGTCCCGCTCGAGCATTTTTACCCTGCTGAAGCGTATCACCAAAAATACTTCCAGAGAAATTCAGACCAGCCTTATTGCGTGGCCGTCATCGAACCCAAGGTTTCAAAATTCCGCAAACAATACTTTGATAGATTAAAGAAATAG